TTTCTTCTCGACCGCCCGTCGCCACGCAAGAATCGCCGGCCAGAGCGATTGTCCACAGGAAAGCTACAATCAGGCTGCTCATTTCATTCGCCTCCATCTCACCAATCATCGAAACAAATGCAGGCTTCGTTGATGCAATGCGGTTGTGTATATGCGCATCCTGCATTTGCGCATTCCTGCGGCATGGCCGCCATGTCCAGGCCGCAGCCGAAAGCACAGGGACCTGAGCCTCCTGCGCATGTATGGATCGTGCATTCTCCGCCGTTCGCCGTCTGGCAGGTCTTCCATTCCATCAGTCTGGCATGGCACCCGCTGCAGGAACTTCCCGCCAGCGGAGGCCTCTTTTTTTGCAGAGAGACAGCCTTGGCGCACGCAGTGCGAACAGAATCCTGCCTGGCTTGCTGCGCCGTCTGCCAGTCTCTTCCATTGGACAGCAAATTACCAGGAAACAGGAAGAGAACAAGCCGGGTAAAACTGCCACCCTTCCGTCGTTGACTGAAGATAAATTCATTTCTTTCGACTCTCATGGCGGGATTATATCCCCCCCCACTGTCAATCCTTATTTGTGCATGGACCGCTTCTTGCCTTCAGCCAAAGGAATAGTTTCTCTACAGTAGACGAGTCATCATGGATGTGCGTGCAGAAAGATTTCGACGCCGAGTCCCTGGCGTGAGAGCACCCGCAGCAGCATGGAATCCCGCCTCGCCCGCCATTGAACGGTGGCCGGTGCGGCGGGAAATCATGGCCGCATTCCAGTGAAGAGGGGATTATTCCCGTTTCGCTTCCAGCTCCGCCCAGCGCGCGTACAACCGGTCCACTTCCTCCTGCGCCTGTTGCACCTCGGCCCATGCAGTCTCCAGCCGCTTCGCGTCGCTCACCGTCTCCGGCGCCTGCAGCGCGCGCTGGGCTTCCTCGAGCCGCGCCTCGGCCTCGGCGATGCGCGCCTCCATCTGCTCGTATTCGCGCTGTTCGATGTAGGACAGCCGCTTTTTCTGCGGAACGGCCGGCGCGGGACGCGTCTGCGCTGCGGCGGGCTTCTCCCTGCGCGCGCGCTCCCGCTCGTCCATCCACTCCTCCCACTGGTTCAGATCGGCGAACAGTCCGCTGCCGCCCTCCCCGTCCAGTCCAAGCACGCCGTTGGCGACGCGGTCCATCAGGTACCGGTCGTGCGTCACCAGCACGATCGCGCCCGGAAACTCGAGCAGGCTCTCTTCGAGAACATCCAGCGTGGGGATGTCGAGATCGTTCGTCGGCTCGTCGAGCAGCAGCACGTCGGCGGGCTCGAGCATCAGCCGCGCCAGATGGAGCCGTGCGCGCTCGCCTCCCGAAAGGCTCGTTACCGGCTGCACGAGCTGCTCCTCGCGGAACAGGAACCGCCTGGCCCAGCCGTTGACATGCACGGGACGCCCCAGGTACAGCACCGTGTCGCCCTCCGGCGCCAGCGCGCGCCGCAACGGCAGCGACGGATCCACCTGCCGCCGGTGCTGCTCGAAATAAACCATCCGCAGCCCCTCCGCGCGCCGCACCTCGCCCTGCGCCGGCGCCACCTCGCCCAGCAGAAGCCGCAGAAAGCTCGTCTTGCCGCTGCCGTTCGGTCCCGCCACCCCAAGCCGCCGCCCCGGCGACAGCACAAGCGACACGCCGGAAAACAGCTCGCGCTCTTCCATGCGCACAGCCGCCCCGTCCAGCTCGATCAGCTTCTTCGTCTTGCGGTCCGTTGCGCTGAAATCGATCCGCGCTGTCTCCGCCGCGGCGCGCGCCGAAGCCTGTCCGAGCTGTTCAATCATCGCCTTCGCCGCATCCACGCGCGCCTTCGCCTTCCGCGTGCGCGCCTTGGCCCCGCGCCGCAGCCACTCCACTTCCCGCCGCACTTTGGCCGCCAGCGATTCGCGCGCCTTCGCCTGCGCTTCGAGGAACTGCTCGCGCTTCTCGAGATACGTGCTGTAGTTGCCCTCCGTCCGGAACAGCCCGCCCGGAAAGGCGCGGTTCAGCTCCAGCATGTGCGTGGCGATGTTTTCCAGGAAATACCGGTCGTGGCTGACGGCGATCACCGCGAATGGCGCGTCGATCAGCGCCTCTTCCAGCCATTCGATGCCCGCGATGTCCAGATGATTGGTCGGCTCGTCCAGCAGCAGCAGGTCCGGCCGCGCCGCCAGCGCCGCCGCGATGGCCAGCCGCTTCTTCCATCCGCCGGACAGCGATGCGGTGGGCGCCTCCGGATCGCGAAAACCAGCCTGCCCCAGAAATGTTTTGGCCGCCACCAGGTCCGCCGCCGCGGCTTCCATCACCGTGCGCACGGTGCTGCCGGCAGCGAACTCCGGCTCCTGCTCCACCATCGCCATCCGCGCCCCGCGCCGCAGCGACACCGTCCCCGCGTCCGGCTCGTCTTTCCCGGCGAGGATCCGCAGCAGCGTGGACTTGCCCGCGCCGTTGGGTCCCACCAGCCCGTGCCGCTCTCCTTCGTGGACCGCCAGCGTCAGCCCTTCAAACAGCGGCAGAGCGCCGAACTGCCGCGAGACGCCTTCGCACGTCAGCAACACCCCCATGACAATTCCAGTGAACCATGGCGTCACCGGGGCGCGGCGGCCGTGGTATAAAGAGACCAGGAGGTGGGTCTTCCCTAGTAGTCCCACTGCCAGAGCTGAGTTCCCTCCCCCGGCTCGTTGGTTCGCCAGAGCCGGCTCCCGCCTGTTCGCGCTTCTGTTTCCCGATGATTGCCGCCTGTGCGGCCGGCCTCTGCCCGGATTTTCCTCCATCCCGGTGTGCGGAGAGTGCCTCGAGCCTCCGGCCCCCATCTTTTCCGAATTTTCCTGCGCGCGCTGCCGCACGCCGTTCCTCAATGCGCGTCCTTTGAACGAAGAAGGCCTGTGCCGGCTGTGCGCGGCCGGCGTCACCGCGTTCGAAGGCGCCTGGTCGTGCGGTGCGTACGACGGCAGGCTCCGCGATCTCATCCATCTGTTCAAGTACGGCCGCATGCTTCCTCTCGGCCGTCTTTTCGGAGAAATGATGGCGCGCGCCTACCCCAGGGACCAGCGTTTTGAAGTGCTCGTGCCCGTGCCTTCCCATTGGCGCCGCCGCCTGTGGCGCGGCTTCGATCAGGCCGAAGTGCTGGCGCGGGAACTCTCCCGCCGCATGGGAATCCCCATGGTGCGCGCGCTGCGGCGCACGCGGCACACGGCGCCCCAGGCGGGGCTCACGCGGCGCCAGCGCCGCCTCAATATGCGCGGCTGTTTTCAGGCTGCCCTCCCCGATGCCATCCGGGACCGCCGCGTTCTCCTGATCGACGACGTCCTGACCACCGGGGCGACGGTCAACGCCGCCGCCGCCGCTCTCAAAGCCGCCGGCGCGGCGCACACGGGGGTCTTCACCCTCGCCCGCGCCGACCGCTCCGGCAGCGCCTCCACGCTGCTGGTGCGCAATTTCCATGCCGAGGTTTCCGTGCATGAACACGAACATTGACCGACTCCACACCCCTGTGCTCGTGCTGAATGCCAGCTATGAGCCGATCAATATTTGTGCGGCACGGCGCGCCCTCGTGCTGATCCTCAAGGGCGTCGCGCGCGCGGAAGAGCACAGCCACGCCATGTTTCATGCGCCCCGCGCTTCTTTCCCGCTGCCCAGCGTGATCCGGCTGCTCGAATACCGCCGCATTCCCCGGCAGAGCCGCGCCCTCAGCCGCAAGAACATTCTGATGCGGGACCGTTACACCTGCCAGTACTGCGGCAGAACCCTTCCCGCTTCCGAGCTCACCCTCGATCACGTCGTCCCACGCTCCCGCAACGGCGAAACCAGCTGGGAAAACCTCGTCGCCTGCTGCCACCCCTGCAACAACCGCAAGGGCAACCGCACGCCCGAGGAAGCCGGCATGAAGCTTCTCCATCCGCCGCGCCCCTACACCCTCCATACTGGCCGCCACCTCATGCGCCTGCTTGGCAAGAGCGACGAACGCTGGCAGAAATACCTGTTCTATTGATCTGCCCTGGCATCCCGGCCCGCGGCGGACGCCCGTTTATCATGAAAGTGGGATGACACGGCTCCGCCGCATCATTGGACTCGCCGCGCTGCTGGCTGCGCCCCTCCTGCGCGCGCAGGTCATCGAGTTCGAGTCCGGCGGACTCCGCTACCAGACGCTCTCGCGCGACGGCCTCACCGTCATGTTCGCCCCCCTGCCCCAGCAGATCCGCAACTACGTCATCCTTCAGGTCGCCGTCTCCAACGGCTCGCAGTCGCCCCGCATGGTGCGCCCCGAGGATTTCCGCTTCGTCCGCGAAGACGGCCGCGTCCTGCGCGCCGTCCCGCCGCGCCTCGTCGTGCAGGGCTTCCTCGACAAAGCCGGCCGCAACGACGTCATCCGCATGGTCACCCTCTACGAAATGGGCCTCTACGGCATGACCCGCTTCCGCTCCACCAGCGGTTACGAGCAGCGCCGCCAGCAGGCTCTCGCCGAAGTCTCCAACCCGCGCCTCAAGGCCGCCGCCTCCGCCTCCGCCATCGTCCTTGTCGCCATCCGTCTCCAGCCGGGCGAGTCCACCGACGGCGCCGTTTTCTTCGAGGTGCCGGAGAAAAAGCTCGGCGAGGGCCGCCTCATCGCCACCATCGGCGAAGAGGTCTTCGAGTTCAAACTCGGCGGTTTCGAGCACCCCGGCTCGCTGATCCGCCGCCCCTGAGGCCCGTTGGCTTCCCGCCCGCGCGCCCCGCTATCCTATTTCGTTGATCGACCTGCACACGCACTCTGCTTTCAGCGACGGCACGGACTCCCCGGCGGAACTCGTGCGGCGCGCCGCCGCCCTCGATCTCGAGGCCCTCGCCCTCACCGATCACGACACGCTGGAAGGACTCGAGGAGGCTGCCGCGGAAAGCGCCCGCTGCGGGGTGCTCTTCATCCGCGGCGTCGAGCTGAGCGCCCGCCGCGAGGACGAGCCCGACGAACTCCGCCGCACCGTGCACATCCTCGGCTACTTCTTTTCCGAGCCGGACGGCGCCTTCGCCGCCTGGCTTGAAACGCTCGCCCTCCGGCGCCGCGCCCGCAACCGCGCCATGGCGGAACGGCTCCAGTCGCTTGGCTACGATGTCCGCCTTGAGGAAGCGGAAGCGCTCGCCCGCCGCATCACGGCGCGCCCCCACTTCGCCGAAGTCCTCGTCCGCAAAGGCTACTTCCCCACCGTCCGCGCCGCCATCGACGCCCTGCTCGCCGAAGGGTGCCCTGCCTACGTCGAGAAGGAAGACCCCTCTCCCGCCGAGTGCATCCGCCGCATCCGCGAAGCCGGCGGCGTCGCCTCGCTGGCGCATCCGCGCCGACTCGGCAACGGAGACCCTGCTCAGGAGGACTCCATCCTGCGCGCTCTCATGGACGCCGGTCTGCAGGCTGTCGAAGTCTGGCACCCCGATCACGACCCGCGCGCCGTGTCCCGCTACCAGCAGCTCGCCTTCAAATACGGCCTCGCCATGACCGGCGGCTCGGACTATCACGGCGCCCGCACGCCCGATCTGCGACTCGGCGATGCCGGCGGCGCGCGCGTGAAGAAATCAGTTCTGGACGAGCTGCGCCGGCGCGCCGCCCGCTGACAGGTTCTCCAGCTTCCGCAGGTACGCCAGCGCCCGCACGCAGCCCTGCGCCGGCGACCACGCAGCCGACGTGATGAACCCGCACTCTTCTCCCCCGGAGAAAACCTTCTCTCCCGCTGCGGGCGGCGTCTGCGTCTCGATCCGGATCGGATACAGCATGCGGTGCACCTGACCGCGCGCCCGCACGCGCTCCACGATTTCCTGCCCCAGATAGCAGCCCTTGTTGAAGTGCACCGCGTGCAGCTGCCGCGTTTCGTGCACGATCTGCGATTCCGTGA
This DNA window, taken from Bryobacteraceae bacterium, encodes the following:
- a CDS encoding ABC transporter ATP-binding protein; the protein is MGVLLTCEGVSRQFGALPLFEGLTLAVHEGERHGLVGPNGAGKSTLLRILAGKDEPDAGTVSLRRGARMAMVEQEPEFAAGSTVRTVMEAAAADLVAAKTFLGQAGFRDPEAPTASLSGGWKKRLAIAAALAARPDLLLLDEPTNHLDIAGIEWLEEALIDAPFAVIAVSHDRYFLENIATHMLELNRAFPGGLFRTEGNYSTYLEKREQFLEAQAKARESLAAKVRREVEWLRRGAKARTRKAKARVDAAKAMIEQLGQASARAAAETARIDFSATDRKTKKLIELDGAAVRMEERELFSGVSLVLSPGRRLGVAGPNGSGKTSFLRLLLGEVAPAQGEVRRAEGLRMVYFEQHRRQVDPSLPLRRALAPEGDTVLYLGRPVHVNGWARRFLFREEQLVQPVTSLSGGERARLHLARLMLEPADVLLLDEPTNDLDIPTLDVLEESLLEFPGAIVLVTHDRYLMDRVANGVLGLDGEGGSGLFADLNQWEEWMDERERARREKPAAAQTRPAPAVPQKKRLSYIEQREYEQMEARIAEAEARLEEAQRALQAPETVSDAKRLETAWAEVQQAQEEVDRLYARWAELEAKRE
- a CDS encoding amidophosphoribosyltransferase gives rise to the protein MCGECLEPPAPIFSEFSCARCRTPFLNARPLNEEGLCRLCAAGVTAFEGAWSCGAYDGRLRDLIHLFKYGRMLPLGRLFGEMMARAYPRDQRFEVLVPVPSHWRRRLWRGFDQAEVLARELSRRMGIPMVRALRRTRHTAPQAGLTRRQRRLNMRGCFQAALPDAIRDRRVLLIDDVLTTGATVNAAAAALKAAGAAHTGVFTLARADRSGSASTLLVRNFHAEVSVHEHEH
- a CDS encoding HNH endonuclease, translated to MNTNIDRLHTPVLVLNASYEPINICAARRALVLILKGVARAEEHSHAMFHAPRASFPLPSVIRLLEYRRIPRQSRALSRKNILMRDRYTCQYCGRTLPASELTLDHVVPRSRNGETSWENLVACCHPCNNRKGNRTPEEAGMKLLHPPRPYTLHTGRHLMRLLGKSDERWQKYLFY
- a CDS encoding phosphatase, with amino-acid sequence MIDLHTHSAFSDGTDSPAELVRRAAALDLEALALTDHDTLEGLEEAAAESARCGVLFIRGVELSARREDEPDELRRTVHILGYFFSEPDGAFAAWLETLALRRRARNRAMAERLQSLGYDVRLEEAEALARRITARPHFAEVLVRKGYFPTVRAAIDALLAEGCPAYVEKEDPSPAECIRRIREAGGVASLAHPRRLGNGDPAQEDSILRALMDAGLQAVEVWHPDHDPRAVSRYQQLAFKYGLAMTGGSDYHGARTPDLRLGDAGGARVKKSVLDELRRRAAR